Proteins co-encoded in one Lynx canadensis isolate LIC74 chromosome C1, mLynCan4.pri.v2, whole genome shotgun sequence genomic window:
- the FAM131C gene encoding protein FAM131C produces MGSCVSRDLFTSAHKDCPMPQGTGPLNPDLPSSRPPAVAPDHVTGKDKQMDFCWDPWQRCFQTTNGYLSDSRSCSSNYNVAALATSSLVGVVQSIKDHITKPTAMARGRVAHLIEWKGWRAQRPGWEPSPAEDEHYCCLPDELREARFAAGVAEQFAITEATLSAWSSLDNEELHPENSPQDVVQLQDLENLYLQDSLLSGPSQDDSLLAFSSPGLSPDGWPSPDEPPITAADPQPPSPEQQHRRRLPRGPGPEGGAHLQGSLPSVDSISLSEEEDEVFYN; encoded by the exons ATCTGTTCACAAGTGCCCACAAGGACTGCCCCATGCCCCAGGGCACGGGTCCTCTGAACCCAGACTTGCCCTCCAGCCGTCCCCCTGCTGTCGCTCCAGACCATGTCACTGGCAAG GACAAACAGATGGATTTCTGTTGGGATCCTTGGCAG AGGTGCTTCCAGACCACCAACGGCTACCTGTCTGATTCCAGGTCCTGCTCCAGCAACTACAATGTGGCGGCTCTAGCCACCTCGTCCCTTGTGG GGGTGGTGCAGAGCATCAAGGACCACATCACGAAGCCCACGGCCATGGCGCGTGGCCGCGTGGCTCACCTCATCGAGTGGAAGGGCTGGCGTGCCCAGCGGCCGGGCTGGGAGCCATCCCCGGCCGAGGATGAGCATTACTGTTGCCTGCCAGACGAGCTGCGGGAGGCCCGCTTTGCTGCAG gggtcGCCGAACAGTTTGCCATCACAGAGGCCACACTGAGCGCCTGGTCCTCGCTGGACAATGAGGAGCTTCACCCCGAGAACAGCCCTCAGGACGTCGTCCAGCTACAGG ACCTAGAGAACCTCTACCTTCAGGACAGTCTTCTGAGCGGCCCCTCCCAGGATGACAGTCTTCtggccttctcttcccctggccTCTCCCCCGATGGCTGGCCCTCACCCGATGAGCCCCCCATCACAGCTGCcgacccccagccccccagccctgaACAGCAGCATCGGAGGCGGCTGCCTAGGGGCCCAGGGCCTGAGGGTGGGGCCCACCtgcagggctccctcccctcggTGGACAGCATCTCCCTCTCAGAGGAAGAGGACGAGGTGTTCTACAACTGA
- the CLCNKA gene encoding chloride channel protein ClC-Ka isoform X2: MEELVGLREGSSGSPVTLQELWGPCPRIRRGIRGGLEWLKQKLFRVGEDWYFLMTLGVLMALISYAMNFAIGRVVRAHKWLYREIGDSHLLRYLSWTVYPVALVSFSSGFSQSITPFSGGSGIPELKTILSGVVLEDYLDIKNFGAKVVGLTCTLATGSTLFLGKVGPFVHLSVMIAAYLGRVHTKAIGEPENKSKQNEMLVAAAAVGVATVFAAPFSGVLFSIEVMSSHFSVWDYWRGFFAATCGAFMFRLLAVFNSEQETITSLYKTNFRVDVPFDLPEIFFFVALGAICGILSCVYLFCQRTFLGFVKTNRVTSKLLATSKPLYSALATLVLASITYPPGVGRFIASRLSMKQHLESLFDNNSWALMTRNSSPPWPEELDPQNLWFEWYHPRFTIFGTLAFFLVMKFWMLILATTIPMPAGYFMPIFILGAAIGRLIGEALAVAFPEGIVAGGVTNPIMPGGYALAGAAAFSGAVTHTISTALLAFELTGQIVHALPVLMAVLAANAIAQSFQPSFYDGTIIVKKLPYLPWIRGRKISSHRVTVEHFMNATITTVAKDTPLEEVVKVVTSTDMAKYLLVESTESQILVGTMERTHLVQALQAEPPSWAPGHQCLQDILAGGCPVEPVTLQLSPETSLHQAHNLFELLNLQSLPVTSRGRAVGSVSWVELKKAISSLTNPPAPK; this comes from the exons ATGGAAGAGCTGGTAGGGCTGCGTGAGGGCTCCTCGGGGAGCCCTGTGACTCTTCAGGAGCTATGGGGCCCGTGTCCCCGCATCCGCAGAGGCATTCGAG GGGGCCTGGAGTGGCTGAAGCAGAAGCTGTTCCGCGTCGGGGAGGACTGGTACTTCCTGATGACCCTCGGGGTGCTCATGGCCCTGATCAGCTACGCCATGAACTTCGCTATCGGGCGCGTGGTCAGAG CACACAAGTGGCTCTACCGGGAGATTGGGGACAGCCACCTGCTCCGGTATCTCTCCTGGACTGTGTACCCCGTGGCCCTGGTCTCCTTCTCCTCTGGCTTCAGCCAGAGCATCACACCCTTCTCCGGAG GTTCTGGAATCCCAGAGCTGAAGACTATTCTGTCAGGCGTGGTGTTGGAGGACTACCTGGATATTAAGAACTTCGGGGCCAAGGTCGTGGGCCTTACCTGCACCCTGGCCACTGGCAGCACCCTTTTCCTGGGCAAAGTG ggccCCTTCGTGCACCTGTCTGTGATGATCGCTGCCTACCTGGGCCGTGTGCACACCAAGGCCATTGGGGAGCCTGAG AACAAGAGCAAGCAGAACGAGATGCTGGTGGCAGCGGCCGCGGTGGGTGTGGCCACAGTGTTTGCAGCGCCCTTCAGCG GCGTCCTGTTCAGCATCGAGGTCATGTCTTCCCACTTCTCTGTCTGGGATTACTGGAGGGGCTTCTTCGCTGCCACCTGCGGGGCCTTCATGTTCCGCCTCCTGGCAGTCTTCAACAGCGAGCAGG agacCATCACCTCCCTCTACAAGACCAATTTCAGGGTGGATGTCCCCTTCGACCTGCCAGAGATCTTCTTTTTTGTGGCCCTGGG ggccatCTGTGGCATCCTGAGCTGCGTTTACCTCTTCTGTCAGCGAACATTCCTTGGTTTTGTCAAGACCAACCGGGTCACCTCCAAACTGCTGGCCACCAG caaGCCTCTGTATTCCGCCCTGGCCACCTTGGTTCTTGCTTCCATCACCTACCCCCCTGGCGTGGGCCGCTTCATCGCTTCTCGG CTGTCCATGAAGCAGCATCTGGAGTCACTGTTCGACAACAACTCGTGGGCGCTGATGACCCGGAACTCATCCCCGCCCTGGCCTGAGGAGCTCGACCCCCAGAACCTGTGGTTCGAGTGGTACCACCCACGGTTCACCATCTTTGGGACCCTCGCCTTCTTCCTGGTTATGAAG TTCTGGATGCTGATTCTGGCCACCACAATCCCCATGCCTGCCGGCTACTTCATGCCCATATTCATCCTCG GAGCTGCCATCGGGCGCCTCATCGGGGAGGCCCTCGCTGTCGCCTTCCCTGAGGGCATCGTGGCCGGAGGGGTCACCAACCCCATTATGCCTGGAGGGTACGCCCTGGCAG GGGCTGCGGCCTTCTCAGGGGCTGTGACCCACACCATCTCCACGGCGCTGCTGGCCTTCGAGCTGACCGGCCAGATAGTGCACGCGTTGCCGGTGTTGATGGCCGTGCTGGCAGCGAACGCCATCGCCCAGAGCTTCCAGCCTTCCTTCTATGACGGCACCATCATTGTCAAGAAGCTGCCGTACCTCCCGTGGATCCGAGGTCGGAAAATCAG CTCTCACCGTGTGACTGTGGAGCACTTCATGAACGCTACCATCACCACGGTGGCCAAGGACACACCGCTGGAGGAAGTGGTCAAGGTCGTGACCTCCACGGACATGGCCAAGTACCTCCTGGTGGAAAGCACAG AGTCCCAGATACTGGTGGGCACCATGGAAAGGACCCACCTGGTGCAGGCACTCCAGGCTGAGCCACCTTCCTGGGCTCCAGGACACCAG TGTCTCCAGGACATCTTGGCTGGGGGCTGTCCCGTGGAGCCAGTGACCCTGCAGCTGTCTCCGGAGACCTCCCTGCACCAG GCACACAACCTCTTCGAGCTGCTGAACCTTCAGTCCCTCCCTGTGACGTCCCGGGGCAGAGCTGTAGGCTCCGTGTCGTGGGTGGAG TTGAAGAAAGCAATTTCCAGCCTGACAAACCCACCAGCCCCAAAGTGA
- the CLCNKA gene encoding chloride channel protein ClC-Ka isoform X1 has product MEELVGLREGSSGSPVTLQELWGPCPRIRRGIRGGLEWLKQKLFRVGEDWYFLMTLGVLMALISYAMNFAIGRVVRAHKWLYREIGDSHLLRYLSWTVYPVALVSFSSGFSQSITPFSGGSGIPELKTILSGVVLEDYLDIKNFGAKVVGLTCTLATGSTLFLGKVGPFVHLSVMIAAYLGRVHTKAIGEPENKSKQNEMLVAAAAVGVATVFAAPFSGVLFSIEVMSSHFSVWDYWRGFFAATCGAFMFRLLAVFNSEQETITSLYKTNFRVDVPFDLPEIFFFVALGAICGILSCVYLFCQRTFLGFVKTNRVTSKLLATSKPLYSALATLVLASITYPPGVGRFIASRLSMKQHLESLFDNNSWALMTRNSSPPWPEELDPQNLWFEWYHPRFTIFGTLAFFLVMKFWMLILATTIPMPAGYFMPIFILGAAIGRLIGEALAVAFPEGIVAGGVTNPIMPGGYALAGAAAFSGAVTHTISTALLAFELTGQIVHALPVLMAVLAANAIAQSFQPSFYDGTIIVKKLPYLPWIRGRKISSHRVTVEHFMNATITTVAKDTPLEEVVKVVTSTDMAKYLLVESTESQILVGTMERTHLVQALQAEPPSWAPGHQQCLQDILAGGCPVEPVTLQLSPETSLHQAHNLFELLNLQSLPVTSRGRAVGSVSWVELKKAISSLTNPPAPK; this is encoded by the exons ATGGAAGAGCTGGTAGGGCTGCGTGAGGGCTCCTCGGGGAGCCCTGTGACTCTTCAGGAGCTATGGGGCCCGTGTCCCCGCATCCGCAGAGGCATTCGAG GGGGCCTGGAGTGGCTGAAGCAGAAGCTGTTCCGCGTCGGGGAGGACTGGTACTTCCTGATGACCCTCGGGGTGCTCATGGCCCTGATCAGCTACGCCATGAACTTCGCTATCGGGCGCGTGGTCAGAG CACACAAGTGGCTCTACCGGGAGATTGGGGACAGCCACCTGCTCCGGTATCTCTCCTGGACTGTGTACCCCGTGGCCCTGGTCTCCTTCTCCTCTGGCTTCAGCCAGAGCATCACACCCTTCTCCGGAG GTTCTGGAATCCCAGAGCTGAAGACTATTCTGTCAGGCGTGGTGTTGGAGGACTACCTGGATATTAAGAACTTCGGGGCCAAGGTCGTGGGCCTTACCTGCACCCTGGCCACTGGCAGCACCCTTTTCCTGGGCAAAGTG ggccCCTTCGTGCACCTGTCTGTGATGATCGCTGCCTACCTGGGCCGTGTGCACACCAAGGCCATTGGGGAGCCTGAG AACAAGAGCAAGCAGAACGAGATGCTGGTGGCAGCGGCCGCGGTGGGTGTGGCCACAGTGTTTGCAGCGCCCTTCAGCG GCGTCCTGTTCAGCATCGAGGTCATGTCTTCCCACTTCTCTGTCTGGGATTACTGGAGGGGCTTCTTCGCTGCCACCTGCGGGGCCTTCATGTTCCGCCTCCTGGCAGTCTTCAACAGCGAGCAGG agacCATCACCTCCCTCTACAAGACCAATTTCAGGGTGGATGTCCCCTTCGACCTGCCAGAGATCTTCTTTTTTGTGGCCCTGGG ggccatCTGTGGCATCCTGAGCTGCGTTTACCTCTTCTGTCAGCGAACATTCCTTGGTTTTGTCAAGACCAACCGGGTCACCTCCAAACTGCTGGCCACCAG caaGCCTCTGTATTCCGCCCTGGCCACCTTGGTTCTTGCTTCCATCACCTACCCCCCTGGCGTGGGCCGCTTCATCGCTTCTCGG CTGTCCATGAAGCAGCATCTGGAGTCACTGTTCGACAACAACTCGTGGGCGCTGATGACCCGGAACTCATCCCCGCCCTGGCCTGAGGAGCTCGACCCCCAGAACCTGTGGTTCGAGTGGTACCACCCACGGTTCACCATCTTTGGGACCCTCGCCTTCTTCCTGGTTATGAAG TTCTGGATGCTGATTCTGGCCACCACAATCCCCATGCCTGCCGGCTACTTCATGCCCATATTCATCCTCG GAGCTGCCATCGGGCGCCTCATCGGGGAGGCCCTCGCTGTCGCCTTCCCTGAGGGCATCGTGGCCGGAGGGGTCACCAACCCCATTATGCCTGGAGGGTACGCCCTGGCAG GGGCTGCGGCCTTCTCAGGGGCTGTGACCCACACCATCTCCACGGCGCTGCTGGCCTTCGAGCTGACCGGCCAGATAGTGCACGCGTTGCCGGTGTTGATGGCCGTGCTGGCAGCGAACGCCATCGCCCAGAGCTTCCAGCCTTCCTTCTATGACGGCACCATCATTGTCAAGAAGCTGCCGTACCTCCCGTGGATCCGAGGTCGGAAAATCAG CTCTCACCGTGTGACTGTGGAGCACTTCATGAACGCTACCATCACCACGGTGGCCAAGGACACACCGCTGGAGGAAGTGGTCAAGGTCGTGACCTCCACGGACATGGCCAAGTACCTCCTGGTGGAAAGCACAG AGTCCCAGATACTGGTGGGCACCATGGAAAGGACCCACCTGGTGCAGGCACTCCAGGCTGAGCCACCTTCCTGGGCTCCAGGACACCAG CAGTGTCTCCAGGACATCTTGGCTGGGGGCTGTCCCGTGGAGCCAGTGACCCTGCAGCTGTCTCCGGAGACCTCCCTGCACCAG GCACACAACCTCTTCGAGCTGCTGAACCTTCAGTCCCTCCCTGTGACGTCCCGGGGCAGAGCTGTAGGCTCCGTGTCGTGGGTGGAG TTGAAGAAAGCAATTTCCAGCCTGACAAACCCACCAGCCCCAAAGTGA
- the HSPB7 gene encoding heat shock protein beta-7, with the protein MSHRTSSTFRAERSFHSSSSSSSSSSSSASRALPAQDPPMEKALSMFSEDFGSFMRPHSEPRAFPARSGGPGNIKTLGDAYEFAVDVSDFSPEDIIVTTSNNHIEVRAEKLAADGTVMNTFAHKCQLPEDVDPTSVTSALREDGSLTIRARRHPHTEHVQQTFRTEIKI; encoded by the exons ATGAGCCACAGGACCTCCTCCACCTTCAGAGCGGAGAGAAGCTTCCattcctcctcctcgtcctcctcatCCTCATCCTCCTCAGCCTCCCGTGCCCTCCCAGCCCAGGACCCGCCCATGGAGAAAGCCTTGAGTATGTTTTCCGAGGATTTTGGCAGCTTCATGAGGCCCCACTCAGAGCCCCGGGCCTTCCCAG CCCGTTCCGGGGGGCCGGGCAACATCAAGACCCTCGGGGACGCCTATGAGTTTGCAGTGGATGTGAGTGACTTCTCACCTGAAGACATCATTGTCACCACGTCCAACAACCACATCGAGGTGCGGGCTGAGAAG CTGGCAGCCGACGGCACAGTCATGAACACCTTCGCTCACAAGTGCCAGCTGCCCGAGGACGTGGACCCCACTTCCGTGACCTCAGCCCTGAGGGAAGACGGCAGCCTCACCATCCGGGCCCGGCGTCACCCACACACGGAGCACGTCCAGCAGACCTTCCGGACAGAGATAAAAATCTGA